In Ipomoea triloba cultivar NCNSP0323 chromosome 7, ASM357664v1, a single genomic region encodes these proteins:
- the LOC116025000 gene encoding 40S ribosomal protein S23-like, which translates to MGKTRGMGAGRKLKSHRIKQRWADKAYKKSHLGNEWKKPFAGSSHAKGIVLEKIGIEAKQPNSAIRKCARVQLIKNGKKIAAFVPNDGCLNYIEENDEVLIAGFGRKGHAVGDIPGVRFKVVKVSGVSLLALFKEKKEKPRS; encoded by the exons TCGCAAGCTGAAGTCCCATCGTATAAAACAACGCTGGGCTGATAAGGCTTATAAAAAATCCCATCTAGGTAATGAATGGAAAAAACCATTTGCAGGGTCTTCCCATGCTAAAGGGATTGTTCTTGAAAAAAT TGGTATTGAGGCTAAGCAGCCAAACTCTGCCATTAGAAAATGTGCCCGTGTACAGCTGATTAAGAATGGGAAGAAAATTGCGGCCTTTGTGCCAAACGATGGGTGTCTAAATTATATTGAGGAGAAT GACGAGGTATTGATTGCAGGATTTGGTCGGAAAGGCCATGCTGTTGGTGATATTCCCGGTGTTAGGTTCAAGGTTGTGAAGGTTTCTGGTGTGTCTCTTTTAGCTCTGTTCaaggagaagaaggagaagcCAAGATCATGA